A portion of the Cryptomeria japonica chromosome 5, Sugi_1.0, whole genome shotgun sequence genome contains these proteins:
- the LOC131045029 gene encoding cytochrome P450 716B1, producing MPQLVMSAKANKVHSFFQHKIEQYGGDIFKTSLFGFPTAVFYSAQANRFLFSNENTLVHTHWPYSVTNLVSHSLPAKTGEKAKCMRKTLTKLLKPQALQKFVGRVDCVVKSHMKSFWICNEQVKAFPLIRRCLFSVACTLFFSIDDQMQQEELFPHFEDMLKGMLMQMPLNLPGTRFRKAITARNHLRQIIQTFIDERRGNDDREDLLSCLVGEGEEEKLTDDEIKDNMLILLLASQDTVAITLTFLLRYLALNPECYRQVLQEQAQILRAMEGRKELQWEDIQKMKYSWRAAQETLRLQPPAHGTWRQSITDFYYAGYMIPKGWKLIWTVHSTHRNPEHFEDPEKFDPSRFEGKGPAPYTFVPFGGGPRMCPATEFAAMVILVFIHNAVKCFDWDLVDADENITADPLPIPARGLPLNLRLH from the exons ATGCCACAGCTTGTTATGAGTGCCAAGGCCAATAAAGTCCACAGCTTTTTCCAGCACAAGATTGAGCAATATGGAGGAGACATCTTCAAGACCTCTTTGTTTGGCTTTCCTACAGCAGTGTTTTACAGTGCTCAAGCGAATCGATTTCTCTTCAGCAATGAAAACACTTTGGTCCACACCCACTGGCCTTACTCCGTTACCAACTTAGTAAGCCATTCCTTGCCTGCCAAGACTGGGGAGAAGGCCAAGTGCATGaggaagactctcaccaagctctTAAAACCTCAGGCTTTGCAGAAATTTGTAGGCAGAGTAGATTGTGTAGTGAAGAGTCACATGAAAAGCTTCTGGATTTGTAATGAACAAGTGAAAGCCTTTCCTCTCATCAGGCGCTGCTTGTTTTCTGTGGCCTGTACCCTCTTCTTCAGTATTGATGATCAGATGCAACAGGAAGAGTTATTTCCCCATTTTGAGGACATGTTAAAGGGAATGCTCATGCAGATGCCTTTGAATTTGCCGGGGACTAGATTTCGAAAGGCCATTACTGCCAGAAATCATCTCCGCCAAATAATACAAACTTTTATCGATGAGAGGAGGGGAAATGACGATCGGGAAGACTTGTTATCATGTCTTGTTGGGGAAGGAGAAGAGGAGAAATTAACGGATGATGAGATTAAGGATAACATGCTGATACTTTTACTAGCAAGCCAAGATACAGTGGCAATAACTCTAACGTTTCTCCTCCGCTATCTGGCCCTAAATCCAGAGTGCTACCGCCAGGTCCTCCAAG AACAAGCTCAGATTTTAAGAGCGATGGAAGGTAGGAAAGAGCTTCAATGGGAGGACATTCAAAAGATGAAATATTCGTGGAGAGCAGCACAGGAGACTCTCAGACTTCAACCTCCAGCTCACGGTACATGGCGCCAATCCATCACAGACTTTTACTATGCTGGATATATGATACCTAAAGGATGGAAG CTTATTTGGACGGTACATTCAACTCACAGGAATCCCGAGCATTTTGAGGATCCAGAGAAATTTGATCCTTCGAGGTTTGAGGGGAAGGGCCCTGCTCCCTACACATTTGTACCCTTTGGAGGGGGACCTCGCATGTGCCCAGCAACTGAATTTGCAGCCATGGTAATACTTGTGTTTATTCACAACGCTGTGAAATGTTTTGATTGGGATTTGGTTGATGCCGATGAGAACATCACAGCTGATCCTCTGCCTATTCCTGCTCGTGGACTGCCCCTGAATCTTCGTCTGCATTAG